tgcagagcacaggctccagacgcgcagactcagtagttgtggctcacgggcctagttgctccgcggcatgtgggatcctcccagaccagggcttgaacccgtgtcccctgcatgagcaggcagattctcaaccactgcgccaccagggaagcccagggagctGTATAAATTTTGATGCAGATGTAGTCCACAGCACTTAGAAATTAAGTGGCTGGCTGTCTTAGATGCAACGGGCAGAGATGAGGAAAGCGCTTCTGGGCTCTCCTCCCTGCACACCCTAGAGCTGAACTCCCTAAGACTCAGTTCCAAACCCTGGGCCACTCTTACTTCGTCCTGGGTGGGAACCCAGCAGTGTTGCCCCCACGGTCCCCATGAGAGGAGGTGTCAGGACAAAGGCCAGCTCTCAGCTCACCTGCGCTTCCCAGCAGCCTTTGACAGCAAAGTCCCTGAGTTTCCGGAAGCTGTGGAGGCATCGTCCGGGATCTGACATCTGTCAACGGGAGAGTCACCATGCCCTTACATGGTCATGTCTCTGGAGAAACTCAGAACCAACCCATAGTCTTCTTAAATGTTCCCCCTGACACCTCCAGAGGGTCCCCAGCTGTGCTTTCTTCCCAGCCCTTTATCCCCCAAATGGTGGTGGTCATTTCAGGGGCAGTGCTGAGAGCAGCCCCATGACCAGCAGCTCCTGGAGCCCCAGGAGGACCCCAGCTGCGGTGGCAGAACCTTATCCAAGGGCTACTCTGGAGATTGTGCCTTTGGCCAACATAATCCATTCTTTCCCCAGACCTAGGCCCACTCACATCCATCTTTCTGTCACTTTCCCAGAGGAGGTACGAGCTGGTCAAACACCCCTGATTAGCAGACTCTTCAAACAGGTCCCGGGCctgcttctgtttctcttcatCCTAGAATAAGTACCTCTAAGTAACCACATATACTGTTCTCATCTTTAACAAAATGAGTTAACTACATTAGAGTAAAAACAACTTCTCTGAAGATACACGATTTGACAACCAACTCATGAAGGCAAGCCCACGAGTTCCGCCCTCAGGCCCTGCTTCCTCTTGCACGGGGTTTGTGCTGGACTCGGCTCCGGGCACTGCCCGGACAGTGATGAGGGAGGGTTTCCCAAGGTCTTCCAGCTCCTCGCTCATACTAAGTGTCCCTCCCTGCTGCTGTCAGAGCACCTAGCACCAGGAGCCACCACCTCCCCCAAGACTGCTGCAGAGGGGGTTCCCGAATCACAAGGCTCACTAAGTAGAGAGGTCTGCGTgaggagtgggagggagctgcCAGTAGCAGAGCCATGAAACAAATAGACCCGGGGTCCTGTCCCGCTCAGACACTCTTCCTGGCTCCACACAGCCTCACAGACAGGGCTCATCTTGGCTTTGAACCCCGGAAGCCCCCTTCTGCTGCCTTTCACGCGGTTCCTGGTTCTTGGTGCTTGAAGCTGCCAGAAGGGCGAGCAGCACAAAAATGCAGACCTGCTGTGCCCTGCGTGCTCACCCGGGCCAGGACACCAAACAACTCAGGGCCCCATGGGATGGCGGAGGGGACTCACCTCAAAAAGACTCAGCACTCTCCCCAAGCAGTGCAGTATGGACGCTCTGTGAGTCTAGagaaaggaggtggaggaggaggggtgacTGTCAGAGGACAGAACTTCCTGGGGACTGTCCCTCCATGTGTGGGTCCTCctgctccctgcccagcccctctGTGCAGAGGACCGCTCCCTGATTCCAGGCCTCTGCCAACTGCTTCACAGAGCCTCAGTCCTGCCTTTCCAGCAGTCGACCCGTCTGCAGCCCAGCCCCTCACCCGATTCCCCTGACCCTGGCTCCGAGGCCTCCTCTCCTGATAGTCGTTAGCAGATGTTCCCACATCCGCACTGTTTTCTGTGCCTTCACTGCTCTCGGGTCCCTGACTTTACGTGGTCCACAGCATCTCCCCTCAAGGTTTTCTTACCTCCCAGGACCCTTCGGGGCTCAGCCCGCCCAGCACAGCCTGCTCTACTTGCACCCTTTGCCAGGACTCACTTTCTGCAGCTGGCACTCCATCCTGAGGCTCTCGTGAACCACGGCCTTGCAGCAGCTTCCGGACACCGACCAAGGTGGGCGGATGAAGAGCCAGATGAAGGGCGCGGCACCCACATTCAGGCGCTCCGCGAGACTGAAGAAGCGAGAGGCCTTCAGCCCGTTCACTTCCGCCCGGGCCTCATCAGACACAGACACTGAAGAGACGGACAGAACACAGCCGGGGATGTCTCCGGAGGAGGGGTGTGGGAAGTCCCCCAGTCTTTTTGGAAAGTTTAAAGCCTTAAGCCGCTACAACATGAAGTTGCTGGTGTTTTAGGACAGAAGAGCTGGAATGGGGgctcctcccttttcttcccatGTTTTGTGAACCAAGTGCCCTGCGGCTCCTCCCAGTGGCCTGGATTCCGAAGATCTGGGAAGGTCCCCCCGCGTGGAGGCATCAGatgcccaccctccctcctgtgGGGAACTGCTGCCCAGACCCCTGTTAACGGGTAGGGAGTTTCTTTGTGGCGTAATGAGATGATGGCTCCAAAATGAGTGATGGCTGCACGACTCTGTGAAGATACCCAAACCACTGGACTGTACACACTAAACAGGTGAGCTGAGTGGTATGTGAATTTCGTCTGGGCAAAGCCATCTGACAGGAGGGTGGGCGCAGGACTGCTCATCGTCTGCAGGTCCAACAGTCCTGTCAACAAGCTGTGAGCAGGGTGACCTCTCAGCAAGACGCCAGGTCttttagaagcagaaaaatgGCCACTATACACAAGTCTTTATGCATCTTGGGAGCTGAGACAGGACGAACTGCAGGCTCGCTCCTTAGTGTACTCAGCAGACAGGCAGCAATTGGGAGAGAGGGCCGCACTAGGTTCTTTCGAGGAGCACCTGCCCCTTAGGCCTGAAGGAATCTAGGTACCAGGCTGGCTTTGACCTGTTTGTACTTGCCTCCCACTTGGAGCCTTGGCTCCCTGTGTTACTGACACCTGGCATCAGGCACGCTTTGACCGCTGCCCCAGGTTCCTCAGATGAGCTGTGGCCAAGGACAGAAGCCGGGGTCTACGCATGGGCTGTGGTGTTAACTAGGCAGCCAGGGAAGGCTGGCTTGCCTGAGTAGCCCCCATTCTGAGTCTCTGCTCACAGTCACTCGTTGTCAACCGAAATTAAtggttcattaaaaaaagaggCAACTCCCCCAAACTAGAAAATCAAACTTCATCCATGGGTCCCTGAGCAGGACACCTCTGGCACAAGCTCCCCAGGGGGGACGGTACACAGCCAGACACAGCAAGAACAGCGACTAAACTGCTGACACGGGCAAGGGCTCATGCTTGTTctattaggttttttgtttttggctacaccacgcagcatgcgggatcttagttctccaaccagggatctaacctgtgccccctgcagtggaagcacagagtcttaaccactggaccaccagggaagtccctcgtgcTTGTTCTAAAACGTCAGTACCAAGTGGGGTGAGGCCAGCCCCAGCACCAGCACCACGAGGACTTACGGCCTTCATTGTAGAGGTAGGCTATGCCCAGCTTCACAGCAGCTTCAAAATTCCCTTTTTCGGCAGCCCTAGAACATTAAGAACATGAAACATCACATGATTTTATTCCATAAAGGTTATGTTCCACCACAGCACTTAAAACTACAGTACCTATTTTCTGAACAGAAAATTTTTTTGGCAATGCAGATAAATATCAATTATCCatgacatgctacaacatggatgagccttgaaaacacacttgtgaaagaagacagacacaaaaggccacatgttgtatgattccactcatatgaaatgtccagaataggcatatccatagagacagaaagcagattagtggctgCATAGGGTTTGTGTTACTATAGGGAAAatagggaatgactgctaatggttATGGGGCTTCATTTGGGGGTCATGAGAATGTCCTAAAGTTAGATAGTGTTGATGATTGCGCAACTCTGTGAgcatactaaaaaccattgagttgtacactttaaatgggtaaattgtgtGGTTGGTGGACTACGTCTCAGGCAGCCTGCCTGTGACCACTAGCACACTGCAGCTTGCAGCCCCTCCGGCCCTTCCTCTAGGTCCCAACCCCGGCCGGGGAGGTGGGATCAGCCAGTGAGTATAATGTAATAGGATTCAAATCGCATTGTTCTGACCAAAAGAAGAGGGCTGAGGAAAGTTTCCAGGTGACCTGCATCTGAGTCACACACAATGGGTCACAGCTCAAGTGGACCCTTCAGAAGCACCGCTGTGACTAATGAGAGTCAGGCCTGTGCTGGTGGTGTGGATGACCCATGACTGTGCTGGAAGTTGTGTGACTCGATGGATGAGGTCGACAGCCCTTAGTCACTCCCTGGGGGATAAGGTGTTGGCAGGAGCAACAAGCAAGAGGAAAATCATTCCCAGGTCAGGCCTTGAGACACAGACTGGCATAGCAGGGAGGCCCAAAGGTGGGAGAAAGCCATGCTCTTCTCAGGGTGCAGAGATACCTTTCAAAGAGCTTCAGGTTCTTTGGAGAAGGCCACAGCTCCTGGAAGCTGGCACATGCCCACACGCTGGCATGGTTATCCACCAGGTACTTCAGGTGGGAGTGCACCTGAAGAACAATGGAAGAGGGGGAGTGGTGGTTAATCAAGGGACCTCCCAGAAGCCCTGCTTCTGGAGCTCTTGAAGACAGGGTGTAGACAGATGTAGGGTTTCCCTCCCCACCCTAGTAGTAAAGGCCCAGCCTCTGTGTATCAAAGTAACTAACAATTGCTTTGAATAGAgaaaagagcccagaaacaaCTTTCTCTGTGGCTGTAAAGATGGGGACAGTGGTCCTGGAAGGGGGAATAAGCACCTAGGCTGAGAAAGGGGATATAATGCTATAATACCTGCAAGGATCAGGGAAACCAACTCTAATGGGAACAGGTAGGTCAGAAATCTGTTTTGAGCTCCTCTACTTAGGGTCTTGCTAGTGGGAACACAGATGGGGCCTGCAGGTCAATGGGGGCTCTCAGAAAAGACTGAAACACATGACAGCAGCCTCAGGTAGGACTTCTGTCCTGGGTGATAGCAGGAAGTGCCCAGACAGGGGGCCCTGAGCACAGGTGAACATTTTAAGTGCTAAAGCTTCCACTGCCATTGGAAATTTAGCACCCATGGATATTATGAACGCAATGGAGGCAGGTTTGGGAGTCAGAGAAGTGGGTTCTTACTGGTGTCCCCC
This region of Physeter macrocephalus isolate SW-GA chromosome 14, ASM283717v5, whole genome shotgun sequence genomic DNA includes:
- the LOC102980212 gene encoding cyclin-F — protein: MGSGGVIHCRCAKCFCYPTKRRIRRRPRNLTILSLPEDVLFHILKWLSVGDILAVRAVHSHLKYLVDNHASVWACASFQELWPSPKNLKLFERAAEKGNFEAAVKLGIAYLYNEGLSVSDEARAEVNGLKASRFFSLAERLNVGAAPFIWLFIRPPWSVSGSCCKAVVHESLRMECQLQKTHRASILHCLGRVLSLFEDEEKQKQARDLFEESANQGCLTSSYLLWESDRKMDMSDPGRCLHSFRKLRDFAVKGCWEAQLSLAKACAHGNQLGLEAKVSNEIVCQLFQASHAVSKQRVFSVQKGLNDTMRYILIDWLVEV